AACAAAAATGGATCTCCACCTCAAAGGGATGCTTGTCGCTTTTGCCCTGACATCATTTTTTATTGTTTATTTTATCGGGAAAATTCGTATTGCTCTCGTTGACCACAATCTAACAGTTTTACAGCTTAAAGAAGAAAAAACTAAAAGCGAACAACTCGCTTCACTTGCTACCCTTGCAGCTGGCACCGCCCATGAAATTTCTACTCCCTTGTCTACAATTAAACTGGTAACTGGAGAATTACTCCAATCCATCAAAAACATAGACGATACTGATGAGATACGTGAAGATTTAAATCTGGTTAGAAGTCAGATTGAAAAATGTGAAGAAGTTCTGTACCAGATGTCCGAAGGTGCAGGAGAACACCGTGGAGAACAATTTCAACTCTTTTCTACCCAGGAGCTGATTAATGAAGCTATTTCAATGATGGAACCAGCCTCCACGAATACAATTTCCGTTACAAATTCATCCAGTTCCTTTCAGATATACGGACCTCGGCAGACATTTAAAAGAACACTAAAAGGTTTGCTAAAAAATGCTATGGATGCTGCACCAAAATTAGACTCAACAATAGAGCTCAAATGCTGGCATGATGACAATTTCCTTGTCTTTAACGTAAAAGACAACGGCTCAGGGATGAATGATGAGACGTTACTTAAAGCAACAGAACCGTTTTATACAACTAAACCGCCAGGCTCCGGCATGGGCCTTGGCCTATTTCTCGCTAAATCTGTCGTTGAGCGTTTTGGGGGCCGTTTGATAATTGTGTCCAGTCCTCAAAAAGGAACTGAAGTAGAAATTAGTTTTTCAACCCGTTTAATCAGTAGGTGTTAAAATGAAAACTGTTTTAGTCGTTGATGACGAGGTGTTTTTCCGTGATCGTTTGTGCAAAGCACTGCAGAAAAGAGATTTCACAGTGTTCTCAGCCGCTAATTATGAGGAAGCCTTGAGCTTAGTGCAGTCCCAAAAACCTGATATGGGAATTTTTGATTTGAAAATGCCCGGTAAAAACGGACTTGAACTCCTTAAGGACGCCCTTAGTTCACATCAGGAGATGAAGATCATAGTACTTACAGGATACGGAAGTATTGCAACTGCAATTGACGCCGTCAAAATGGGAGCATTATCATATATTGCCAAACCAGCCGACGTTGACGACATTCTCAATGCCTTTACAAAAATATCAGACGATCTGACGGATATTGATGCGGAGAACCTGGTAGCACCGTCGCTGGCCCGTACTGAATGGGAACACATTAACAGAGTTCTTCATGACTGTGATGACAATATATCCTCGGCCGCAAAATGCCTTGGAATTCACCGAAGAACATTACAAAGAAAACTGCAAAAATATCCCCCGAAGAAATAAGTTGAAATTTCATGAAGGTCTGACAGCCTGGATATAAAAATATTGCTAATCGGGAGGTGCTTGCAAACTAGGGTTTATCAGCAGCCAATAATGAATTGCTGTTGAGCCACTGTCCTTTTTACGGGCACTTATGGCAACCCTGTTTGTCCTTCTTGTCAACGCCTCTTCATTTTTGATACAGACGCGATTCTTTTCGACCTGCGCTGCTTTCCAGCCTAACTCACTCACATAAATACCAAAAGATCCAGAATTAAATGAATTTATATCGTTCACAGTTGCACAAAAACTATCCGGTGCATTATCCCTGAAAGGAATAATTGGCGGATACATATCGGTTACAGGAAGATCAACCCGATCAAGGACCTGTTTGAAATGATCCATAGTCGACCAATCATTTCCCAGAATCGGCTCTCTTGGAACTCTATATGGATCGGTTGAACTGCTTATCGAACCAGGATCCTGACTGAAAACGGCCTCCATACCATTTTTCCGAGCTTCATCAATGATAATAGAATTATACTCTCCATAAGGCAGTGCCAAAAAACGTGGCCTAACCCCGAGGTTGGCCTCAAAAACTTTATATCCGTGCTTAAGGTCTGTGGAGATCCATTCTCTATAGCCAGATTCATCCACCTCTTTACTCCAACTGCCCAAGCGCAGATGACTATAGGTATGAGGTTGAAAATCGACACCCGCTGATCGCATCTCTTTGACCTGCTCCCAAGTCAGAAAGTTTCTATATCCGGAATCAACAGCTTTTACATATAAAAAAACAGTAAACGGATAACGATACTTCTTAAGAATTGGCCAGGCGCCGGTGTAGGTGCTGACATAGCCATCATCAATGGTAATAACGACAGTTTTTTCTGGTAGCGGCTTAGCACCCTTGTTTTTTAAATAGGCAATCAAGTCTGCCAAGGAAATTACCTGATAAGAATTATCCCGCAGGAACTGCATCTGTTCTTCAAAACGATCAAGCGCAACGTTGGTTGTCGGGTATTTATCTTCACCAAACTTATGATAGATGAAAATTGTAGCTGAATTTTCGGTGGCTGCAAATGAATAGCCTCGCAACAAAAAGACCAACAGTATTACAATGAAAAGATGACATCTAAATACATGAGAAAACATATCAATCGACCCCTCCAATCATATATGCACTACCAAGCCGTATCATCGTCATGACCTTTCAATTAAATGCGATGGAATTGGTATCGTAACTTTTCAAATTATTTTGGTTGATCATGTTCTTCACGTCTGTAACATAAAGATTACGACGCGATGAATAGTTAATCAAACCATCTGCAAGTTTAAGTGGATCGCGCGTCTCAGTTCGAATCTCTCTAAATAGCTCATAGGCCGCCACCTTATTTATGATCAATGTATATGCCCTAACGGAGTCTAGAATTGACACAAAAACTGACACCCGATGATTCTTATCGGAATCCCTTTTTTGGGGGATCATACCATTCTCGCCCCAGGTCCAGATGCCGAACAGATTGTTACCATTAACAGCAAAACGAGAAACTCCCCAGGCGGACTCTATTGCAGACTGAGCAAGAATAAGACTTACAGGAATAACATCTACCTTCGTCAACAAGGAGGCAGCGTTTGTCTCTTCATATTTTCCTGAAATAGATACAAGTCTAGAAACAGCAGCACCCGACAGGTTTTTCTGCCAGAAGTCTGTATCCAGATCAAAATCAATTGCTGCAGCCTCTTCACCTATTTGAGCAATTGATTCAGTGATTAACTGACGTTCCAATTCAACTTCGGCCTGAGCAATCAATGCTGCAGGCAAAAGAGCGTGAAAAAATCCCTTTTTACGATCACTGATTTCTTTATCAAGGTTCGGCAAAGGAAAACGGGTTAGCACCACGGGTGTAATTTCATCGTACTCTTCTATGTCCCACAAATTATGTCTTTTTAAAACCACTTCAAGATCTACATCCGGGCTCACTGTAATATGGGTATACTCAAGAGGACTGTCAGAGTAATAGATACCAAGAACATATTGGTTAAAAAGGCGGCTGCCATCATTTAACAGCACAATCAGGCAGATAAATACACTGGAAATCAGCAATAACTTCACAAAGACGTTTAACCGGGAATCAAAATCGCGCAGCAACTCTTTTAGTGTATGAATAGGCATATTGACTACCCTTCATTTTCAGTTTTTGGCATATCGTAATTTGGATTTTTGGGTTGTTC
This portion of the Desulfobulbaceae bacterium genome encodes:
- a CDS encoding polysaccharide deacetylase family protein, yielding MFSHVFRCHLFIVILLVFLLRGYSFAATENSATIFIYHKFGEDKYPTTNVALDRFEEQMQFLRDNSYQVISLADLIAYLKNKGAKPLPEKTVVITIDDGYVSTYTGAWPILKKYRYPFTVFLYVKAVDSGYRNFLTWEQVKEMRSAGVDFQPHTYSHLRLGSWSKEVDESGYREWISTDLKHGYKVFEANLGVRPRFLALPYGEYNSIIIDEARKNGMEAVFSQDPGSISSSTDPYRVPREPILGNDWSTMDHFKQVLDRVDLPVTDMYPPIIPFRDNAPDSFCATVNDINSFNSGSFGIYVSELGWKAAQVEKNRVCIKNEEALTRRTNRVAISARKKDSGSTAIHYWLLINPSLQAPPD
- a CDS encoding response regulator, with amino-acid sequence MKTVLVVDDEVFFRDRLCKALQKRDFTVFSAANYEEALSLVQSQKPDMGIFDLKMPGKNGLELLKDALSSHQEMKIIVLTGYGSIATAIDAVKMGALSYIAKPADVDDILNAFTKISDDLTDIDAENLVAPSLARTEWEHINRVLHDCDDNISSAAKCLGIHRRTLQRKLQKYPPKK
- a CDS encoding HAMP domain-containing histidine kinase — translated: MNAKLFLPSSPSNEDSSVEFNSLLHLRWGAIICQILLVVLIDFSLDETIPYPIVITIVLFETVSNIFFQYLKRKKYSLPVWLFFSVLFTDIILLTILLFQTGGVMNPFSFLYLLHIVIGAILMPSLWSWGLTSFTNFCYSSLYFPFLNSLADHSSDSESIKTVCVDVLTSATDTQTKMDLHLKGMLVAFALTSFFIVYFIGKIRIALVDHNLTVLQLKEEKTKSEQLASLATLAAGTAHEISTPLSTIKLVTGELLQSIKNIDDTDEIREDLNLVRSQIEKCEEVLYQMSEGAGEHRGEQFQLFSTQELINEAISMMEPASTNTISVTNSSSSFQIYGPRQTFKRTLKGLLKNAMDAAPKLDSTIELKCWHDDNFLVFNVKDNGSGMNDETLLKATEPFYTTKPPGSGMGLGLFLAKSVVERFGGRLIIVSSPQKGTEVEISFSTRLISRC
- a CDS encoding glucosaminidase domain-containing protein, whose protein sequence is MPIHTLKELLRDFDSRLNVFVKLLLISSVFICLIVLLNDGSRLFNQYVLGIYYSDSPLEYTHITVSPDVDLEVVLKRHNLWDIEEYDEITPVVLTRFPLPNLDKEISDRKKGFFHALLPAALIAQAEVELERQLITESIAQIGEEAAAIDFDLDTDFWQKNLSGAAVSRLVSISGKYEETNAASLLTKVDVIPVSLILAQSAIESAWGVSRFAVNGNNLFGIWTWGENGMIPQKRDSDKNHRVSVFVSILDSVRAYTLIINKVAAYELFREIRTETRDPLKLADGLINYSSRRNLYVTDVKNMINQNNLKSYDTNSIAFN